One region of Streptomyces capillispiralis genomic DNA includes:
- a CDS encoding helix-turn-helix domain-containing protein produces MWAVHRPSAHPDHPPLPPFDAPAARRLRTALGMDPDHVAHTLRASYALPYASPALVTAWERGTAAPSHPELTALAGVLWCSPGDLIGRPRTLREHRVARGLAPEDVARTVGHELQAYLRMEETGRWRGTERQSAALARLLALSPADVVTVTGREDALAEVLRRAATTRWQAYVRPVLKVVPLERRLVEGVLHRLHRDYQGHMAATLSRGGGHGDAGDRGREFLDRIVDHFWTAVTRSPRGSRP; encoded by the coding sequence TTGTGGGCCGTGCACCGACCCTCCGCTCATCCGGACCATCCCCCGCTCCCGCCCTTCGACGCCCCCGCCGCCCGCCGGCTGCGCACCGCCCTCGGCATGGACCCCGACCACGTCGCCCACACCCTGCGCGCCTCCTACGCCCTGCCGTACGCCAGCCCGGCCCTAGTCACCGCCTGGGAACGCGGGACGGCCGCCCCCTCCCACCCCGAACTGACCGCGCTGGCGGGCGTGTTGTGGTGCTCGCCGGGTGACCTCATAGGGCGGCCGCGCACCCTGCGCGAGCACCGCGTCGCCCGCGGTCTGGCACCCGAGGACGTCGCCCGTACCGTGGGCCACGAACTCCAGGCGTATCTGCGGATGGAGGAGACCGGCCGGTGGCGCGGCACCGAGCGGCAGTCCGCCGCCCTGGCCCGGCTGCTCGCCCTGTCGCCGGCCGACGTCGTCACCGTCACCGGCCGGGAGGACGCCCTCGCGGAAGTGCTGCGCCGTGCGGCGACGACGCGCTGGCAGGCGTACGTCCGGCCGGTCCTGAAGGTCGTCCCGCTGGAGCGGCGGCTGGTGGAGGGGGTGCTCCACCGGCTGCACCGGGACTACCAGGGCCACATGGCCGCCACCCTCAGCCGGGGCGGCGGCCACGGCGACGCGGGCGACAGGGGCCGGGAGTTCCTCGACCGGATCGTCGATCACTTCTGGACGGCGGTCACGAGGAGTCCGCGCGGGTCAAGGCCGTGA
- a CDS encoding lantibiotic dehydratase — MTEDLVPSLGRWRLWEQFALRGPGFPADGVLRLAPAGLAEAADKFDADAPLDGAGWEDFARLFADAAVETAHTLQDIARMPSFREAVAWQNRPVLTSGVAPFLRWTPGVDPRSSMPRQREELVAHYWQRFCVKNDTIGFFGPVGWGRWDAATSGAALSTGSGLVAESTVYWASWGIDALARTLDADPGLREWIAPRRVPFVTVDGDRVRVPGRRPVTVPAGTAAVLALCDGVRPARAIAAALPDLDVPAVLADLVARRWVAWRLEVPAGTHPDRDLRTWLETVGASGPRRRGLAALDRLEEGRAAVAAARDVDALVGALTDLERDFTELTDTAAVREKSASTAPCRALVYHDSRRSATARLGPEVLRALRPLRLLMDSAGWLTSRLAAALRTGMRPVYERLAAEGPVDLAAFWFACLPLLHGTVRATADELQEEFAATWRRILAVPAGARRVDVRSADIEAAVRQEFPGSGGWTAARYLSPDIMVVADGTEAVARGDFTLVLGELHLAANTLGASLFTHQHPDVGELLRLTDRDHPGPRLLPLLPKEHRARLSTRVRHTLIRPEDYQVALTDFTADPTRPRAVRSADAVVEEHGGDLVVRLPDGARFPVTDVFSHVLTTLSMDLFQLLPQADHTPRVTLDRLVVARETWRLPAAGADFADDKDEARRFVRARRWRARLGLPRYVFVVSPTESRPFYVDFDSPVYVTILAKALRRLGRRDPEGTVTFTEMLPTPEQTWLRDDEGRRYTSELRFVAFDTGTD, encoded by the coding sequence ATGACCGAAGACCTCGTACCGTCCCTCGGCCGCTGGCGCCTGTGGGAGCAGTTCGCGCTGCGCGGCCCCGGCTTCCCCGCCGACGGGGTCCTGCGGCTGGCCCCGGCCGGACTGGCCGAGGCGGCCGACAAGTTCGACGCGGACGCCCCCCTCGACGGCGCCGGCTGGGAGGACTTCGCCCGACTCTTCGCCGACGCCGCCGTGGAGACCGCGCACACCCTCCAGGACATCGCCCGCATGCCGTCCTTCCGCGAGGCCGTGGCCTGGCAGAACCGCCCGGTGCTCACCTCCGGCGTCGCGCCGTTCCTGCGCTGGACGCCGGGCGTGGACCCGCGCAGCAGCATGCCCCGCCAGCGCGAGGAGCTGGTCGCCCACTACTGGCAGCGGTTCTGCGTGAAGAACGACACCATCGGCTTCTTCGGACCCGTCGGCTGGGGCCGCTGGGACGCCGCGACGTCCGGTGCCGCCCTCTCCACGGGCTCCGGACTGGTCGCCGAGTCCACCGTCTACTGGGCGAGCTGGGGCATCGACGCGCTCGCCAGGACGCTGGACGCCGACCCCGGTCTGCGGGAGTGGATCGCTCCCCGCCGGGTGCCCTTCGTCACGGTGGACGGCGACCGGGTCCGCGTGCCCGGCAGGCGGCCGGTGACGGTCCCCGCCGGCACCGCGGCCGTCCTCGCCCTCTGTGACGGCGTCCGCCCGGCGCGGGCGATCGCCGCCGCGCTCCCGGACCTCGACGTGCCCGCCGTCCTCGCCGATCTGGTCGCCCGCCGCTGGGTGGCGTGGCGCCTGGAGGTCCCCGCGGGCACCCACCCGGACCGTGACCTGCGCACCTGGCTGGAGACGGTCGGCGCGTCCGGACCGCGCCGGCGGGGGCTCGCCGCGCTGGACCGGCTGGAGGAGGGACGCGCGGCGGTGGCGGCCGCCCGCGACGTGGACGCGCTGGTCGGCGCGCTGACCGATCTGGAGCGGGACTTCACCGAACTGACCGACACCGCCGCCGTGCGGGAGAAGTCCGCCTCGACCGCGCCGTGCCGTGCGCTCGTGTACCACGACTCCCGCCGGTCCGCGACGGCTCGCCTCGGCCCCGAGGTGCTGCGGGCGCTGCGCCCGCTGCGGCTGCTCATGGACAGCGCCGGATGGCTCACCTCACGGCTCGCCGCCGCGCTGCGGACCGGTATGCGTCCGGTGTACGAACGCCTCGCCGCCGAGGGACCGGTGGACCTGGCCGCCTTCTGGTTCGCGTGCCTGCCGCTGCTGCACGGCACGGTGCGCGCCACCGCCGATGAACTCCAGGAGGAGTTCGCCGCCACCTGGCGGCGGATCCTCGCGGTCCCCGCGGGCGCCCGCCGCGTGGACGTCCGCTCCGCGGACATCGAGGCGGCGGTGCGGCAGGAGTTCCCCGGTTCCGGCGGCTGGACGGCGGCCCGCTACCTCAGTCCGGACATCATGGTCGTCGCCGACGGCACCGAGGCGGTGGCCCGTGGCGACTTCACCCTCGTCCTCGGTGAACTCCACCTGGCCGCCAACACGCTGGGCGCCTCGCTCTTCACCCACCAGCACCCGGACGTCGGCGAACTGCTCCGTCTCACCGACCGGGACCACCCGGGCCCCCGTCTGCTGCCGCTGCTCCCCAAGGAGCACCGTGCGCGCCTGTCCACCCGGGTCCGGCACACGCTGATCCGGCCCGAGGACTACCAGGTCGCCCTGACCGACTTCACCGCGGACCCCACCCGCCCCCGGGCCGTGCGCAGCGCCGACGCCGTCGTCGAGGAGCACGGGGGCGACCTCGTCGTCCGGCTCCCGGACGGTGCGAGGTTCCCGGTGACGGACGTCTTCTCGCACGTCCTGACCACCCTGTCGATGGACCTCTTCCAGCTCCTGCCGCAGGCCGACCACACTCCGCGCGTCACCCTCGACCGACTGGTGGTGGCCCGGGAGACCTGGCGACTGCCCGCGGCCGGGGCGGACTTCGCCGACGACAAGGACGAGGCCCGCCGCTTCGTCCGCGCCCGCCGCTGGCGCGCCCGACTCGGCCTGCCCCGTTACGTCTTCGTCGTCTCGCCGACCGAGTCCCGGCCGTTCTACGTCGACTTCGACAGCCCCGTCTACGTGACCATCCTCGCCAAGGCGCTGCGCCGACTGGGCCGCCGGGACCCGGAGGGCACGGTCACGTTCACGGAGATGCTGCCCACTCCGGAGCAGACCTGGCTCCGCGACGACGAAGGACGCCGGTACACCTCGGAACTGCGCTTCGTCGCCTTCGACACGGGCACGGACTGA
- a CDS encoding acyl carrier protein: MTENAATATRTVDLLVGIFREVLGLSDLTEDTDFYEAGGDSLTAFQITGHLEQVIGAEVPVSLVFAYPTPRDLAEVVDTDYGRA; the protein is encoded by the coding sequence ATGACCGAGAACGCCGCGACCGCCACCCGCACCGTCGACCTGCTCGTCGGCATCTTCCGCGAGGTGCTCGGCCTGTCCGACCTGACCGAGGACACCGACTTCTACGAGGCCGGCGGCGACTCGCTCACCGCCTTCCAGATCACCGGCCACCTCGAGCAGGTCATCGGCGCGGAGGTGCCGGTCTCCCTGGTCTTCGCCTACCCCACACCGCGGGACCTGGCCGAGGTCGTCGACACCGACTACGGCCGCGCCTGA
- a CDS encoding threonine ammonia-lyase has translation MTATGLRPATAGTLPGPADVVAAAARIAPHVRRTPLLNGPVSAAPGTRLLLKAEHLQHGGSFKTRGAANALLALGAERVVTGSSGNHGIALALLARSLGIRLTVVLAAGADPAKTAAIRALGAETVRVGGGVAEREERAGALAQETGATLVPSSDHRLVVAGQGTVGAELLADAPDTETVYVPTGGGGLLAGVCLAAAVHPVRIVGVEPARAPRYGRSLAAGHPVQLPPCTTVADGLRGQRPGRVPYPIIRDRVDDLIAVGDDEILAAAALLHRLGVDAEPSGAVALAGALRVGRRERAVAVVSGGNTPARLHALHHTDTTDPTETTVATTEEHTS, from the coding sequence GTGACCGCCACCGGGCTGCGGCCGGCCACGGCCGGCACCCTGCCCGGCCCCGCCGACGTCGTCGCGGCCGCCGCCCGCATCGCCCCGCACGTCCGCCGCACGCCCCTGCTGAACGGCCCGGTGTCCGCGGCGCCCGGCACGCGACTGCTGCTGAAGGCGGAACACCTCCAGCACGGCGGCTCGTTCAAGACACGCGGAGCCGCCAACGCCCTCCTGGCGCTCGGGGCCGAGCGGGTCGTCACCGGTTCGTCCGGCAACCACGGCATCGCCCTCGCCCTGCTCGCCCGCTCCCTCGGCATCCGTCTGACCGTCGTCCTCGCGGCGGGCGCGGACCCCGCCAAGACCGCCGCCATCCGCGCGCTGGGCGCCGAGACCGTCCGCGTGGGCGGGGGAGTGGCCGAGCGGGAGGAGCGGGCGGGCGCGCTCGCGCAGGAGACCGGCGCCACCCTCGTGCCCTCCTCGGACCACCGCCTGGTGGTTGCCGGGCAGGGCACGGTCGGCGCCGAACTCCTCGCCGACGCCCCCGACACCGAGACGGTGTACGTCCCGACCGGCGGTGGCGGACTCCTCGCCGGTGTCTGCCTCGCCGCCGCGGTCCACCCGGTCCGGATCGTCGGCGTCGAACCGGCCCGCGCGCCCCGTTACGGCCGTTCCCTGGCCGCCGGGCACCCCGTTCAGCTGCCGCCCTGCACCACCGTCGCCGACGGACTGCGCGGCCAGCGGCCGGGGCGCGTCCCCTACCCGATCATCCGCGACCGCGTCGACGACCTGATCGCCGTCGGCGACGACGAGATCCTCGCCGCCGCCGCACTGCTGCACCGCCTCGGCGTCGACGCCGAACCCAGCGGAGCCGTCGCACTGGCCGGAGCCCTGCGGGTCGGCCGCCGCGAACGGGCCGTGGCCGTCGTCTCCGGCGGCAACACACCCGCCCGCCTGCACGCCCTGCACCACACGGACACCACCGACCCCACGGAAACAACCGTGGCAACCACCGAGGAGCACACATCATGA
- a CDS encoding amino acid adenylation domain-containing protein: MRTVADDLAAHAARHPARIALDTPTGQVTYGRLAARTGELTRLLRAHGAGPETVCAVAVEHGADAVAAMAAVIRCGAAFLTLDVAQPRDRLAAFVRSAGTRLLLTTSAHSRALDPDLPTILLDGPATPPETPAAPPARVDPRALAYVSHTSGSTGEPSPVLVEHHALDAYLRDTAGAFGLGPDTVALQTAPLGYDASIRDTFAPLLAGARLVIVERSRLLRPADFARTVGEHRVTALLSTTPSFLAHLAGQPDLPDPLRGVTLVASSGESLRPFLAAGGRRTVPGTLVNQYGPTECTMTTTRHRVPAEPDTAADTVGVPRPGTVVRVLDTDLTPVPDGTVGEVYIGGAGLARGYGGRPARTAECFLPDPYGPPGARLYRTGDLGRWGPHGLTYAGRTDRQIKIRGYRVDPAELEGALLAHPRVSGAVVTAHTDDRGRTYLVAHVTGDPAVTDAELRAHMARSLPPHLLPRHFRRHDALPTTRGGKTDRRRLVAGSAP, translated from the coding sequence ATGCGCACCGTCGCCGACGACCTCGCCGCGCACGCGGCCCGCCACCCGGCCCGCATCGCGCTGGACACCCCCACGGGGCAGGTCACCTACGGCCGCCTCGCCGCCCGCACCGGCGAACTGACCCGGCTGCTGCGCGCCCACGGCGCCGGCCCGGAGACGGTGTGCGCCGTCGCCGTCGAGCACGGCGCCGACGCGGTCGCGGCGATGGCCGCGGTCATCCGCTGCGGAGCCGCCTTCCTCACCCTGGACGTGGCCCAGCCCCGCGACCGGCTCGCGGCCTTCGTCCGCAGCGCCGGCACCCGGCTGCTGCTGACCACCTCCGCACACTCCCGCGCCCTGGACCCGGACCTCCCCACGATCCTGCTGGACGGCCCCGCCACCCCGCCGGAAACCCCCGCGGCACCGCCCGCCCGGGTCGACCCGCGCGCCCTGGCCTACGTCAGCCACACCTCCGGCAGCACCGGCGAACCCAGCCCCGTCCTCGTCGAGCACCACGCCCTCGACGCCTACCTGCGCGACACCGCCGGCGCCTTCGGCCTCGGCCCGGACACCGTGGCCCTGCAGACGGCCCCGCTCGGCTACGACGCCTCCATCCGGGACACCTTCGCCCCGCTGCTGGCCGGAGCCCGCCTGGTGATCGTGGAACGCTCCCGGCTGCTGCGGCCCGCCGACTTCGCCCGCACCGTGGGCGAACACCGGGTGACCGCGCTGCTCAGCACCACCCCCTCCTTCCTGGCGCACCTGGCCGGGCAGCCGGACCTGCCCGACCCGCTGCGCGGCGTCACCCTCGTCGCCTCCAGCGGCGAGTCCCTGCGCCCCTTCCTCGCCGCCGGCGGCCGGCGGACGGTCCCGGGCACGCTCGTCAACCAGTACGGACCGACCGAGTGCACCATGACCACCACCCGGCACCGCGTCCCCGCCGAGCCCGACACGGCCGCGGACACGGTCGGAGTACCCCGCCCCGGCACGGTCGTCCGGGTGCTCGACACCGACCTCACGCCCGTTCCCGACGGCACCGTCGGCGAGGTGTACATCGGTGGCGCGGGCCTCGCCCGGGGCTACGGCGGGCGCCCGGCCCGCACCGCCGAGTGCTTCCTGCCCGACCCCTACGGCCCGCCGGGCGCCCGCCTCTACCGCACCGGCGACCTCGGACGGTGGGGCCCGCACGGCCTCACCTACGCCGGGCGCACCGACCGGCAGATCAAGATCCGCGGCTACCGCGTGGACCCCGCCGAGCTGGAAGGAGCCCTGCTCGCCCACCCCCGCGTCAGCGGCGCCGTGGTCACCGCGCACACCGACGACCGGGGACGCACGTACCTGGTGGCCCACGTCACCGGCGACCCGGCCGTCACCGACGCGGAACTGCGCGCCCACATGGCCCGCTCGCTGCCGCCGCACCTGCTGCCCCGGCACTTCCGGCGCCACGACGCGCTGCCCACCACCCGCGGCGGCAAGACGGACCGCCGCCGGCTGGTCGCGGGGAGCGCCCCGTGA
- a CDS encoding lantibiotic dehydratase codes for MSDEHAPVLLPGGGWRLWEEFALRGPGFPAEGVLRLAPPGLAEAADKFGPGADLSGPEWGAFAEELSAAAVDTARHLQHIAGLPRFQAALAWQNPAVLRTGIAPFLRWTPGVDPRSSMPRQREELVAHYWQRFCVKNDTIGFFGPVGWGRWDPSAPHAVTVDAGRGFLAAQEVYFSGWAVDALAKVLAEDDELMRWIPPRRMSFVRCEDGTVRVPGRPPQPVGELQQAVLRRCDGTRHLAAIAAELDLDPGEVADIVAELVRRRWVTRRLEVPAATHPDLALRRILERVPDEVARDRALAGLAVLERGREAVRAAGTDAAALTAAIGALEADFAALTDSEAQRAKGARTAPCRGLVYSDSRRAATATAGPALLAHLEPLQLCLTAARWMTNRFADAIRARLRTVHARLSADGTPVDLATLWMNTLPSPHPDAGDLIDAAQAELRAKWARILDLPPDARRVRLTTAELADRVRREFDEPGDGWSLARYISPDVLVVAEDADALARGDVDLVLGEMHCALNTMGASLFVHQHPDRDRLVAETTRDFPGPRLLPTLPKELPLKWSTRSRPSLDRPEDHYVTLVDQTGDPHRPNSVPAADVRVEDRDGHLTAVLPDGTVHDVLDAYANTLTQRVMDRFTLRPEGEHTPRITIDRMTVARETWQLPVADVHFADDKSEAARFVRARHWQRRHDLPRFVFVVSPAEPRPFYVDFDSPVYITILAKAARRLARKDPGARLKVSEMLPTPEQAWLTDADGHRYTSELRFVAVDLTVTGTQED; via the coding sequence ATGTCGGACGAGCACGCACCGGTCCTGCTGCCGGGCGGAGGCTGGCGGCTCTGGGAGGAGTTCGCGCTGCGCGGCCCCGGCTTCCCCGCCGAGGGCGTGCTGCGCCTGGCCCCGCCCGGACTGGCCGAGGCGGCCGACAAGTTCGGCCCCGGCGCCGATCTGTCCGGACCCGAGTGGGGGGCCTTCGCCGAGGAACTGTCGGCGGCCGCCGTGGACACCGCCCGCCACCTCCAGCACATCGCCGGCCTGCCCCGCTTCCAGGCGGCCCTCGCCTGGCAGAACCCGGCCGTGCTGCGCACCGGCATCGCGCCGTTCCTGCGCTGGACGCCGGGCGTGGACCCGCGCAGCAGCATGCCCCGCCAGCGCGAGGAGCTGGTCGCCCACTACTGGCAGCGGTTCTGCGTGAAGAACGACACCATCGGCTTCTTCGGACCCGTCGGCTGGGGCCGCTGGGACCCGTCCGCGCCGCACGCCGTCACCGTCGACGCCGGCCGCGGCTTCCTCGCCGCGCAGGAGGTCTACTTCTCCGGCTGGGCCGTCGACGCCCTGGCCAAGGTGCTCGCCGAGGACGACGAGCTGATGCGGTGGATCCCGCCGCGCCGGATGTCCTTCGTGCGCTGCGAGGACGGCACGGTGCGAGTCCCGGGGCGGCCTCCCCAGCCCGTCGGGGAGCTCCAGCAGGCCGTCCTGCGGCGCTGCGACGGCACCCGGCACCTGGCCGCCATCGCCGCCGAACTGGACCTGGACCCGGGCGAGGTGGCCGACATCGTGGCCGAACTGGTCCGCCGGCGCTGGGTGACCCGGCGCCTGGAGGTGCCCGCCGCCACCCACCCCGACCTGGCCCTGCGCCGGATCCTCGAGCGCGTCCCCGACGAGGTCGCACGCGACCGTGCGCTGGCCGGCCTCGCCGTGCTGGAACGCGGCCGGGAAGCCGTACGCGCCGCCGGCACCGACGCCGCCGCGCTGACCGCCGCGATCGGCGCCCTGGAGGCCGACTTCGCCGCACTCACCGACAGCGAGGCCCAGCGCGCCAAGGGAGCACGCACCGCCCCCTGCCGCGGACTGGTGTACTCCGACTCCCGGCGCGCCGCCACCGCCACGGCCGGCCCCGCCCTGCTGGCGCACCTGGAACCCCTCCAGCTGTGCCTGACGGCCGCCCGCTGGATGACGAACCGCTTCGCCGACGCCATCCGCGCCCGCCTGCGCACCGTCCACGCCCGGCTGAGCGCCGACGGCACCCCGGTGGACCTCGCCACCCTGTGGATGAACACCCTGCCCTCCCCGCACCCCGACGCCGGCGACCTGATCGACGCGGCCCAGGCCGAACTGCGCGCCAAGTGGGCCCGGATCCTCGACCTCCCGCCGGACGCCCGCCGCGTCCGCCTGACCACGGCCGAACTGGCCGACCGCGTGCGCCGCGAGTTCGACGAGCCCGGCGACGGCTGGTCCCTCGCCCGCTACATCAGCCCCGACGTCCTGGTCGTCGCCGAGGACGCGGACGCCCTCGCCCGCGGCGACGTCGACCTCGTCCTCGGCGAGATGCACTGCGCCCTGAACACCATGGGCGCCTCCCTCTTCGTCCACCAGCACCCCGACCGCGACCGGCTCGTCGCCGAGACCACCCGCGACTTCCCCGGCCCCCGTCTGCTGCCGACGCTCCCCAAGGAGCTCCCGCTGAAGTGGTCCACCCGCAGCCGCCCCTCCCTGGACCGGCCCGAGGACCACTACGTGACCCTGGTCGACCAGACCGGCGACCCGCACCGCCCGAACTCGGTGCCGGCCGCGGACGTCCGCGTCGAGGACCGGGACGGTCACCTGACCGCCGTCCTGCCCGACGGCACCGTCCACGACGTCCTCGACGCCTACGCCAACACCCTCACCCAGCGCGTCATGGACCGCTTCACCCTCCGCCCCGAGGGCGAGCACACCCCGCGCATCACCATCGACCGTATGACCGTGGCCCGGGAGACCTGGCAACTGCCCGTCGCCGACGTCCACTTCGCCGACGACAAGAGCGAGGCCGCCCGGTTCGTCCGCGCCCGGCACTGGCAGCGCCGCCACGACCTGCCCCGCTTCGTGTTCGTCGTCTCCCCGGCCGAACCCCGCCCGTTCTACGTCGACTTCGACAGCCCCGTGTACATCACCATCCTCGCCAAGGCGGCCCGCCGGCTCGCCCGCAAGGACCCCGGGGCCCGCCTGAAGGTCAGCGAGATGCTGCCCACCCCCGAACAGGCCTGGCTCACCGACGCCGACGGGCACCGCTACACCTCCGAACTCCGCTTCGTGGCCGTCGACCTGACCGTCACCGGCACCCAGGAGGACTGA
- a CDS encoding MbtH family protein produces the protein MTQPDSTTGAGADEARTDTAEVYLVVRNDEEQYSIWRADREVPAGWHPEGTRGSRQECLDRIDVVWTDMRPLSLRRRLAGADV, from the coding sequence ATGACGCAACCCGACTCCACGACCGGCGCGGGCGCCGACGAGGCCCGCACGGACACCGCCGAGGTGTACCTCGTGGTGCGCAACGACGAGGAGCAGTACTCGATCTGGCGGGCGGACCGCGAGGTGCCCGCGGGCTGGCACCCGGAGGGCACGCGGGGCAGCCGGCAGGAGTGCCTCGACCGCATCGACGTGGTCTGGACGGACATGCGCCCGCTCAGCCTGCGCCGCCGGCTGGCCGGGGCAGATGTCTGA
- a CDS encoding 4'-phosphopantetheinyl transferase family protein, which produces MSDPRAGRLLDPPAHAPPPTPSGLLCPDVLDLSGLRHRARAPGPRVLRGPLELYLAHVGAQDERALRDAWELLDAEERARARAFRHDRDRASYVVAHAALRDVLSVLLGVRAEALPLAREPCAGCGGPHGRPVLRTPGVRFSLSHSGDLVLVALAPEPVGVDVEGLATHRAVLGAQSALHPAEADELALLPAHGRPAAFTRAWVRKEAYLKGLGTGLVRDPALDYLGTGPLPTAPAPGWSVRDVRVPAGYAAAVALRTP; this is translated from the coding sequence ATGTCTGATCCACGGGCGGGCCGGCTCCTGGACCCGCCGGCGCACGCCCCGCCGCCGACGCCGTCCGGTCTGCTGTGTCCGGACGTGCTGGACCTGTCCGGGCTGCGGCACCGGGCGCGGGCACCGGGACCCCGCGTCCTGCGGGGGCCGCTGGAGCTGTACCTGGCCCATGTCGGAGCCCAGGACGAGCGGGCGCTGCGGGACGCGTGGGAGCTGCTGGACGCGGAGGAACGGGCCCGGGCCCGCGCGTTCCGGCACGACCGCGACCGTGCCTCGTACGTGGTCGCGCACGCGGCGCTGCGCGACGTGCTGAGCGTGCTGCTCGGCGTGCGCGCCGAGGCGCTGCCCCTGGCGCGGGAGCCGTGCGCGGGCTGCGGCGGGCCGCACGGGCGGCCGGTGCTGCGCACGCCGGGTGTGCGCTTCTCCCTGTCGCACAGCGGGGACCTGGTGCTGGTGGCGCTCGCCCCGGAACCGGTCGGCGTCGACGTGGAGGGGCTGGCGACGCACCGGGCGGTGCTCGGCGCCCAGTCGGCGCTGCACCCGGCGGAGGCGGACGAGCTGGCGCTGCTGCCCGCGCACGGGCGTCCGGCGGCGTTCACCCGTGCCTGGGTGCGCAAGGAGGCCTACCTGAAGGGACTGGGCACGGGCCTGGTGCGCGACCCGGCACTGGACTACCTGGGCACCGGGCCGCTACCGACCGCCCCGGCACCGGGGTGGAGCGTGCGGGACGTCCGGGTTCCGGCGGGGTACGCGGCGGCGGTGGCCCTGCGGACGCCCTGA
- a CDS encoding peptidase E, translated as MTAAEPTIVATSGGHRVGARTRVLFDALVHHAVDLSGVHGRRPRVLYLGTAVGDAEHVTARVAEAARVAGFDLTPLHLFPMPNVDDVEGTVLGHDVVWVMGGSVANLLAVWRAHRLDEILRRAWRAGVVLAGVSAGSLCWYEGGTTDSFGPELRPVTNGLGLLPYGNGVHYDSDGGRRPLTHRLVAEGVFATAHCTDDGVGLVYRGTELVEAVAEQRGKGAYVVVRDGDRAVEERIEPRLLPAPPG; from the coding sequence GTGACCGCTGCGGAACCGACCATCGTCGCCACCTCCGGAGGTCATCGCGTCGGCGCGCGCACCCGGGTCCTCTTCGACGCCCTGGTCCACCACGCGGTCGATCTCTCCGGTGTGCACGGCAGACGCCCCCGCGTCCTCTACCTGGGCACGGCGGTGGGCGACGCCGAGCACGTCACGGCACGGGTGGCGGAGGCCGCCCGGGTGGCGGGCTTCGACCTCACCCCGCTCCACCTCTTCCCGATGCCGAACGTGGACGACGTCGAGGGCACGGTGCTCGGCCACGACGTGGTCTGGGTGATGGGCGGCTCGGTGGCCAACCTGCTCGCCGTGTGGCGGGCGCACCGGCTGGACGAGATCCTGCGGCGCGCCTGGCGCGCCGGTGTGGTGCTCGCCGGGGTGAGCGCGGGTTCCCTCTGCTGGTACGAGGGCGGCACCACGGACTCCTTCGGCCCCGAACTCCGCCCGGTCACCAACGGGCTGGGGCTGCTGCCGTACGGCAACGGGGTGCACTACGACAGTGACGGGGGCCGGCGCCCGCTGACCCACCGGCTGGTCGCCGAGGGCGTCTTCGCGACGGCGCACTGCACCGACGACGGCGTGGGGCTGGTCTACCGCGGCACCGAGCTGGTCGAGGCGGTGGCGGAGCAGCGGGGCAAGGGCGCCTACGTGGTGGTCCGGGACGGCGACCGGGCCGTGGAGGAGCGGATCGAGCCCCGGCTGCTGCCCGCGCCCCCCGGCTGA
- a CDS encoding helix-turn-helix transcriptional regulator, with amino-acid sequence MTATLTAARPAPGAGTTPAPVVLRIPPSPGADRVRCVARRAGLACAPEHGGPGAVTVVATADAARALRGRRDTGPLVLVCDTVGRTDLRLALRAGAVVLRAGDLTEENLVAAVRRAAHPHPSIPYPELSHLLSSGPRPADPADGRGRPALTARQASVLRLMGEGHGNADIALLLRCSEHTVKNVIYEIMARLQARNRAHAVAHAVRHGLV; translated from the coding sequence GTGACCGCGACCCTGACCGCCGCGCGCCCCGCGCCCGGTGCCGGCACGACGCCCGCACCCGTCGTCCTGCGCATCCCGCCCTCGCCCGGCGCGGACCGCGTCCGCTGCGTGGCCCGCCGCGCCGGGCTGGCCTGCGCGCCGGAGCACGGCGGGCCCGGGGCCGTCACCGTGGTCGCCACCGCCGACGCCGCCCGTGCCCTGCGCGGCCGGCGGGACACCGGTCCCCTGGTCCTCGTGTGCGACACCGTCGGCCGGACGGACCTGCGGCTCGCGCTGCGGGCCGGGGCGGTCGTCCTGCGGGCCGGCGACCTCACCGAGGAGAACCTGGTGGCCGCGGTGCGCCGCGCGGCCCACCCGCACCCGAGCATCCCCTACCCGGAGCTGTCCCACCTGCTGTCCAGCGGTCCACGCCCCGCGGACCCGGCCGACGGCCGCGGCCGGCCGGCCCTGACCGCGCGTCAGGCCTCGGTGCTGCGCCTCATGGGCGAGGGCCACGGCAACGCGGACATCGCCCTGCTGCTGCGCTGCTCCGAACACACCGTCAAGAACGTCATCTACGAGATCATGGCCCGACTGCAGGCCCGCAACAGGGCCCACGCCGTCGCTCACGCCGTGCGCCACGGCCTGGTGTGA